The window GTGGGATCGGGTCGCTGCTGACCTGCAGCGGTGCCTGGCGTTTTATCTGGCGGGCCAGGGCAGGGAGGCTGCGGTGCAGGTGCTCCAGGCAGCTCTTCTTGAACTGGCTGAACACCTGGAAGTAGTCGCCGCCGCGGGTAAGGATGGTGCCCGGGCGGAACAACAGCTGGTCGAGGTGGCTGTGGGCCTGGATGGCCGACTTTTCCAGCAGCGCGCGGGTGGCGTCGTCGCGACATTGCTCGTTGATGCCGTACTCCTCGTTCCAGTGCACGCTTTGCACCTGATGTTGGCGGCAGACATCGAGTACGGCCTGTGGCGCCTGGTCCCAGGTGTCGATCCTGCGGATCAGCAGGGGGATGTTCAAGCGCTCCAGCGACTGGCGCAGGTCGCGCAGGTTGCGCAGCCAGAAGTCGACTTTGCAGGCGGCGTCGTCGTGGGCCAGCCATTGCCCGGGGCTGACCAGCCACAGTGCGAGGGTCGGGCCGCGTTCGCTGGCGGCGGCTAGCGCGGTGTTGTCATCGATGCGCAGGTCGCTGCGCAGCCAGGTCAGGTGCATGGTGCGGTCATCTCTCCAGGCTGGCGGTCATGGGCTTGCAGCAAACGCAATGCCGCCTGCGGGGTATCGAACAGAGCAAGATTGGGCAGCCCCAGGGCGCGCAGCCGGGTTTCATGCAGCGCCAGCGTCGGCCCGCCAGCCAGGGTCGGCACGGGCAGGTTGGACAGGGTACGGTGCAACGCCTTGTCATCGATACGTGGCCCCAGGTGCAGGAGCACGGCGCGTGGCTTGAGCATGGTGGCTGCGCGTTGCAGGTGCGCGCCAGCAATGGTGTGCTCCAGCACTTCGACCGGCAGGCCGTTGCTGGTGAACAGCCAGGCGCACAACCACAAACCGGGGCTGAAAGTGTGTTCGCTGTCTTCGGCCAGCAAGATGGCAGGCCCATGCAGCAACTGGTTGTCGTGGTAGACCCTGGCGCCCAGCTTGCTGCGCAGCCAGCTGTGGAAAAACACCTGTTCCAGCCGTGCGTTGAAGTAATTGCGCCAGCGCAGGTCGAGGAGGTCGAGCAGCGGCAACAGCAATTGCTCGCACAGAGTGACGGCCGGGTACAGGGCCATCGCCTGGTTGAGCTGCTGGTCGAGGGCGCGCTGCGACAGCGTGGCGATGGCCTCGATCAGTTGGAACTGCCGGGCTTGCCAGTCGCCTTTCGGCGGCGTGCTGGCCGGTTTGTCGAGCAGCTCTCGTACCTGGCCGACGGAGGCGCCGCGCTGCAGCCAGGCAAGGATCGCTTCTACTCGTTCGACCTGCTCCAGCGGATACAGGCGATGGCCCTTGGCGGTACGTTGGGGCTTGAGCAGGCCGTAGCGGCGCTCCCAGGCTCGCAGGGTGACGGGATTGACGCCCGTGCGGCGAGCCAGTTCGCCGATGGGCAACAGGATCTCAGACGGCATTGCGCAGGCCCAGGCTCTCGGGGTGCGGCTGGAGGTATGCCTGCTGCTGCAGATACGGATCGGGATGCTTGCGCAAATGGTGCTTGAGCAGGGTCAGCGGCACTACCAGCGGCACTACACCTTGCTGGTATTGGCCGATGATGGCCTGCAGCTCGGCTTTGTCCTGCCGTGTGAGGATGTCCTTGAAGTAGCCGCTCAGATGCTGTAGCACGTTGCAATGAGTGCCGCGGCTGGCACAGCGGCGCA of the Pseudomonas asiatica genome contains:
- a CDS encoding MerR family transcriptional regulator, which translates into the protein MPSEILLPIGELARRTGVNPVTLRAWERRYGLLKPQRTAKGHRLYPLEQVERVEAILAWLQRGASVGQVRELLDKPASTPPKGDWQARQFQLIEAIATLSQRALDQQLNQAMALYPAVTLCEQLLLPLLDLLDLRWRNYFNARLEQVFFHSWLRSKLGARVYHDNQLLHGPAILLAEDSEHTFSPGLWLCAWLFTSNGLPVEVLEHTIAGAHLQRAATMLKPRAVLLHLGPRIDDKALHRTLSNLPVPTLAGGPTLALHETRLRALGLPNLALFDTPQAALRLLQAHDRQPGEMTAPCT